A genome region from Geobacter pickeringii includes the following:
- a CDS encoding 2-oxoglutarate dehydrogenase E1 component, translating to MDFLSGASPDYLESLYRRWCDDPAAVTPEWRAFFSGFEAGRGAPVAESPSPELIAKQSAVDSLVYRYRDLGHLLACTDPLAPCRVEHPLLSLQHYDLDESDLDRTFRARRFLVKKEATLREIIETLRETYCRSIGVEFMHIQDPRERSWLIERMEPVRNRPPFTREEKLTILEKLQQGTLFESFLHRRFMGQKRFSLEGGETLIPVLDAVVARGAEQGITDLILGMAHRGRLNVLATLFGKPLENIFAEFADNLPLGFVGDGDVKYHKGFSCDRELADGRRIHLTMAFNPSHLEAVDPVVTGKCRARQDAAGPGGAKLVLPVLIHGDAAFAGQGVVAETLNLSQLEGYRTGGTLHIVVNNQIGFTTLPADARSSLYATDVAKMVAVPIFHVHGEDPEAAVHAVRLALDYRQTFGKDVVVEIICYRRHGHNEGDEPYFTQPVMYGRIKDRPPVHELYAAALVAEGVAREEIDARAAAYAKILEDAFAAPPRPLLAGFGGKWERYRREYTPGPVATAVEAEALRTLAARLAAIPPGFALHPKVAALLERRREAVAKGEGIDWGNGETLAYATLLAKGISIRLSGEDSRRGTFGHRHSFLYDMATEAHHVPLATVAADGAVFGAWDSMLSEFAVLGFEYGYSVEEPEALVIWEAQFGDFANGAQVIIDQFIAGGESKWERVSGLVLLLPHGFEGQGAEHSSARIERYLQLCADHNLQVAYPSTPAQLFHLLRRQAKQPFRKPLVVFTPKSLLRHPRCVSRLEDFAAGGFREVLVDAVPPSPAATLLLCTGKVFCDLRERCERDGRGDVAIVRLEQLYPLRTDLLREAVAPFGGAKKVAWVQEEPKNMGAWSHLRPHLAEILGAEPRYVGRPENDVPAVGSHRLHQEEQERIVNDALS from the coding sequence ATGGACTTCCTCTCCGGAGCCTCCCCCGATTACCTTGAATCGCTCTACCGGCGGTGGTGCGACGATCCCGCCGCAGTTACCCCCGAGTGGCGCGCCTTCTTCAGCGGTTTCGAGGCCGGCCGCGGCGCGCCGGTGGCTGAAAGCCCCTCCCCCGAGCTGATCGCCAAACAGTCGGCGGTGGACTCTCTGGTCTACCGCTACCGCGACCTGGGACATCTCCTCGCCTGTACCGACCCCCTCGCCCCCTGCCGGGTCGAGCACCCCCTCCTCTCCCTTCAACACTACGACCTGGACGAGAGCGACCTGGACCGGACCTTCCGGGCCCGGCGCTTCCTCGTCAAGAAGGAGGCGACGCTCCGGGAGATCATCGAGACCCTGCGGGAGACTTACTGCCGCTCCATTGGCGTCGAGTTCATGCACATTCAGGACCCCCGCGAGCGTTCGTGGCTCATCGAGCGGATGGAGCCGGTCCGCAACCGCCCCCCCTTCACCCGGGAGGAGAAGCTCACGATTCTGGAGAAACTCCAGCAGGGGACCCTCTTCGAGAGTTTCCTCCACCGCCGCTTCATGGGGCAGAAGCGGTTTTCCCTGGAAGGGGGGGAGACCCTGATCCCCGTTCTCGATGCGGTGGTGGCGCGGGGGGCGGAGCAGGGGATCACCGACCTCATTCTCGGCATGGCCCACCGGGGACGGCTCAACGTCCTGGCCACCCTCTTCGGCAAGCCGCTGGAGAACATCTTCGCCGAGTTTGCCGACAACCTCCCCCTCGGCTTCGTGGGGGACGGCGACGTGAAGTACCACAAGGGGTTTTCCTGCGATCGGGAGCTTGCGGACGGACGGCGCATCCACCTCACCATGGCCTTCAACCCGAGCCACCTGGAGGCGGTGGACCCGGTGGTGACGGGGAAGTGCCGCGCCCGCCAGGATGCCGCCGGCCCCGGCGGGGCGAAGCTGGTCCTGCCGGTCCTGATCCACGGCGACGCCGCCTTCGCCGGCCAGGGGGTGGTGGCGGAGACTCTGAACCTCTCGCAGCTGGAGGGGTACCGGACCGGCGGCACCCTCCACATCGTCGTCAACAACCAGATCGGCTTCACCACGCTGCCGGCGGACGCCCGGTCGTCCCTCTACGCCACCGACGTGGCCAAGATGGTGGCGGTGCCGATCTTCCACGTCCACGGCGAGGACCCCGAGGCGGCGGTCCATGCCGTGCGCCTCGCCCTCGACTACCGGCAGACCTTCGGCAAGGACGTGGTGGTGGAGATCATCTGCTACCGTCGCCATGGGCATAACGAGGGGGACGAGCCCTACTTCACCCAGCCGGTGATGTACGGGCGGATCAAGGACCGTCCGCCGGTCCACGAGCTGTACGCCGCCGCTCTGGTGGCGGAAGGGGTGGCGCGGGAGGAGATCGACGCCCGGGCCGCGGCGTACGCGAAGATCCTCGAAGATGCCTTTGCCGCTCCCCCCCGCCCCCTCCTCGCCGGTTTCGGCGGGAAGTGGGAGCGGTACCGCCGCGAGTACACGCCGGGCCCGGTGGCGACCGCCGTGGAGGCCGAGGCGCTGCGCACTCTCGCCGCGCGGCTGGCCGCCATCCCCCCCGGCTTCGCCCTCCACCCGAAGGTCGCCGCCCTGCTGGAACGGCGCCGGGAGGCGGTGGCGAAGGGGGAGGGGATCGACTGGGGGAACGGCGAGACGCTGGCCTACGCCACGCTCCTTGCCAAAGGGATATCCATCCGGCTTTCGGGCGAAGACTCCCGGCGCGGCACCTTCGGCCATCGCCACTCCTTCCTCTACGACATGGCGACGGAAGCGCACCACGTCCCCCTCGCCACTGTGGCGGCGGACGGGGCCGTGTTCGGGGCATGGGACAGCATGCTCTCCGAGTTCGCCGTCCTCGGCTTCGAGTACGGCTATTCGGTGGAGGAGCCGGAGGCGCTCGTCATCTGGGAGGCCCAGTTCGGCGACTTCGCCAACGGCGCCCAGGTGATCATCGACCAGTTCATCGCCGGCGGCGAGTCCAAGTGGGAACGGGTGAGCGGTCTCGTCCTGCTGCTCCCCCACGGCTTCGAGGGGCAGGGGGCCGAGCACTCCAGCGCCCGGATCGAGCGCTACCTCCAGCTCTGCGCCGACCACAACCTGCAGGTGGCCTACCCCTCCACCCCGGCCCAGCTCTTCCATCTCCTGCGGCGCCAGGCGAAGCAACCCTTCCGCAAGCCCCTCGTCGTCTTCACCCCCAAGAGCCTGCTGCGCCACCCCCGCTGCGTCTCCCGGCTGGAGGATTTCGCCGCCGGCGGATTCCGGGAGGTGCTGGTGGACGCCGTCCCCCCCTCGCCGGCGGCGACGCTCCTCCTCTGCACCGGCAAGGTCTTCTGCGACCTGCGGGAGCGGTGCGAGCGCGACGGCCGCGGGGACGTGGCCATCGTCCGGCTGGAGCAGCTCTATCCGCTCCGGACCGACCTGCTGCGGGAGGCGGTGGCGCCGTTCGGGGGGGCGAAAAAGGTCGCCTGGGTCCAGGAGGAGCCGAAAAATATGGGGGCGTGGAGCCATCTCCGGCCGCACCTGGCGGAGATCTTAGGTGCCGAGCCCCGCTACGTGGGACGGCCGGAGAACGATGTCCCGGCGGTCGGTTCCCATCGGCTGCATCAGGAGGAGCAGGAACGGATCGTCAACGATGCACTTTCGTAA
- a CDS encoding AI-2E family transporter: MRPREAAHVAWFLAGIFGMVLLAGHFARHSLSAVLTALVIAYLLNPPLKYLERKGLGRLPAIAVLYLCFAVLIVIALFAVVPYLNHQIEAFPRAIPRYLQNLERMLDDWRGRLALYSGGEEGSWLLARTEESLKKLALEASGQGYQQLKRALFGILNLILAPILIFFMLYYKEFVKDLILRFVPHRERPSFRRVGGRIKGALERFVVAQFIDCLLAGILSAVALSLLGVEFPLLNGLVAGFASIVPFVGVVVAVIPPTLIGYAETGDLAIIPKVCAAYFVIYVIIEGNLIKPLLMRGTLRLNPLAVIFALMAMGELLGFWGVVLAVPVAAVVKICAGELRGHLDERNMPNG, translated from the coding sequence ATGCGCCCCCGGGAAGCGGCCCATGTCGCCTGGTTCCTTGCCGGGATCTTCGGGATGGTCCTTCTCGCGGGGCATTTCGCCCGCCACAGCCTCTCGGCCGTCCTGACCGCCCTCGTCATCGCCTATCTCCTCAATCCGCCCCTGAAGTACCTGGAGCGCAAGGGGCTCGGCCGGCTGCCGGCCATCGCCGTCCTCTACCTCTGCTTTGCGGTCCTCATCGTCATCGCTCTTTTCGCCGTGGTTCCCTATCTGAACCACCAGATCGAGGCCTTTCCCCGCGCGATCCCCCGCTACCTGCAGAATCTGGAGCGGATGCTCGACGACTGGCGGGGACGCCTTGCCCTGTACTCCGGCGGCGAGGAGGGGAGCTGGCTCCTCGCCCGCACCGAGGAGTCCCTCAAGAAACTTGCCCTGGAGGCCTCCGGCCAGGGATACCAGCAGCTGAAGCGGGCCCTGTTCGGCATCCTCAACCTGATACTGGCGCCGATCCTGATCTTTTTCATGCTGTACTACAAGGAGTTCGTCAAGGACCTGATCCTCCGCTTCGTTCCCCACCGGGAGCGCCCCTCCTTCCGCCGGGTGGGGGGGAGGATCAAGGGGGCGCTGGAGCGGTTCGTGGTGGCCCAGTTCATCGACTGCCTCCTGGCCGGCATCCTCTCCGCCGTGGCGCTCTCCCTCCTCGGCGTGGAGTTTCCCCTGCTGAACGGCCTCGTGGCAGGCTTCGCCTCCATAGTTCCCTTCGTGGGGGTCGTGGTGGCGGTCATTCCCCCGACCCTCATCGGCTATGCCGAAACCGGCGATCTCGCCATCATCCCCAAGGTCTGCGCCGCCTACTTCGTCATCTACGTCATCATCGAGGGGAACCTGATCAAGCCGCTCCTGATGCGGGGGACCCTGCGGCTCAATCCGCTGGCGGTGATCTTCGCCCTGATGGCCATGGGGGAGCTCCTCGGGTTCTGGGGGGTGGTGCTGGCGGTGCCGGTGGCGGCGGTGGTGAAGATCTGCGCCGGCGAACTGCGGGGACATCTGGATGAAAGGAATATGCCCAATGGTTAG
- a CDS encoding UPF0158 family protein has protein sequence MGIMRDVEIVWDDLLEAFDNPDSDIAYFLDRETGEIFAVPTDYDDEEFWAEINGNEERFLRIPGFDYDDERLLLYDFIRGLENEGLKGMLERAFEGKKPYGRLDEILSFYPEEFEQFMLIKEGLIADRARRWLEEHDLFGAEAEDDF, from the coding sequence ATGGGAATCATGCGGGACGTGGAGATAGTCTGGGACGATCTCCTGGAGGCGTTCGACAACCCGGACAGCGACATCGCCTACTTTCTCGACCGGGAGACGGGGGAGATCTTTGCGGTCCCCACCGACTACGACGACGAGGAGTTCTGGGCGGAGATCAACGGGAACGAGGAGCGTTTTCTCCGGATTCCGGGCTTTGACTACGACGACGAGCGGCTGTTGCTCTACGATTTCATCCGCGGTCTCGAAAACGAGGGGCTCAAGGGGATGCTGGAACGGGCCTTCGAGGGGAAGAAGCCCTACGGCCGCCTCGACGAGATCCTCTCGTTCTATCCCGAGGAGTTCGAGCAGTTCATGCTGATCAAGGAAGGACTCATCGCCGACCGCGCCCGGCGCTGGCTCGAAGAGCACGATCTGTTCGGGGCCGAGGCGGAAGACGATTTCTGA
- the msrB gene encoding peptide-methionine (R)-S-oxide reductase MsrB codes for MGTRKIVKTDAEWRAQLSPEQYEITRKKGTERAFTGEYWNSHDVGTYRCVCCGAELFRSSDKFDSGTGWPSFTAPVATESVESEEDRSFFMRRTEIHCTSCGAHLGHLFGDGPAPTGKRYCINSAALRLDRK; via the coding sequence ATGGGCACACGGAAGATTGTCAAGACGGATGCCGAGTGGCGGGCGCAGCTCTCTCCCGAGCAGTACGAGATCACCCGGAAGAAGGGGACCGAACGGGCCTTCACCGGCGAGTACTGGAATTCCCATGACGTCGGGACCTACCGCTGCGTCTGCTGCGGGGCGGAGCTGTTCCGTTCCTCCGACAAGTTCGACTCCGGCACCGGCTGGCCGAGCTTCACCGCCCCGGTTGCCACGGAGAGCGTGGAGAGCGAGGAGGACCGGAGCTTCTTCATGCGCCGCACCGAGATCCATTGCACCTCCTGCGGCGCCCACCTCGGGCATCTCTTCGGCGACGGCCCCGCCCCCACCGGCAAGCGGTACTGCATCAACTCCGCCGCCCTCAGACTCGACCGGAAATAA
- a CDS encoding AI-2E family transporter has product MEEREPVINRVVGVLLVAVAVIAAGYALRHTVSCFLLSFVIAYLLDPLVVMLERRGVRRLWGILLLYVGLTIFSVFFFTFLVPFLSIRWEGFVTGLPAYVQKAKNLALAWKMRIVPPYAAEEWGWLFESATGQLDKLFAKLGTGVYETAAGLAFNLFTLVLAPILVFFMLWYKNEAKAGVTAWLPAARREAIIALGREVNRSIGGYLRGQLIVSAIVALLSTAALFILGIDYPIFNGIFAGLASVLPFIGVILATLPPLFFAYVQFQSGAAILKVIGVFAVIYFLEGYLVKPIVFKESMDLNPLVTIIVVMAFGELMGFWGILLAIPIAAAARIVLDHARRGDFSRR; this is encoded by the coding sequence ATGGAAGAACGGGAGCCGGTGATCAACAGGGTGGTCGGCGTACTGCTTGTGGCGGTGGCCGTCATCGCCGCGGGGTATGCCCTACGCCACACGGTCTCGTGCTTTCTCCTCTCGTTCGTCATCGCCTACCTCCTCGATCCGCTGGTGGTGATGCTGGAGCGCCGGGGAGTGCGCCGCCTCTGGGGGATCCTCCTCCTCTACGTCGGGCTCACGATCTTTTCGGTCTTCTTCTTCACCTTCCTGGTGCCGTTCCTGAGCATCCGCTGGGAGGGGTTCGTGACCGGGCTCCCCGCGTATGTCCAGAAGGCGAAGAACCTTGCCCTCGCCTGGAAGATGCGGATCGTCCCCCCCTATGCCGCCGAAGAATGGGGATGGCTCTTCGAATCGGCCACGGGGCAGCTCGACAAGCTGTTCGCCAAGCTCGGCACCGGCGTCTACGAGACCGCCGCCGGCCTCGCCTTCAACCTCTTCACCCTGGTCCTCGCCCCGATCCTCGTATTCTTCATGCTCTGGTACAAGAACGAGGCAAAGGCAGGGGTCACCGCCTGGCTCCCCGCCGCGCGCCGCGAGGCGATCATCGCCCTCGGCCGGGAGGTGAACCGGAGCATCGGGGGGTACCTGCGGGGGCAGCTCATCGTCTCCGCCATCGTGGCGCTCCTCTCCACCGCCGCCCTCTTCATCCTCGGCATCGACTACCCGATCTTCAACGGCATCTTCGCCGGCCTCGCCTCGGTCCTCCCCTTCATCGGCGTGATCCTGGCGACCCTGCCGCCGCTCTTCTTCGCCTATGTCCAGTTCCAGAGCGGCGCGGCGATCCTCAAGGTGATCGGGGTCTTCGCCGTCATCTACTTCCTGGAGGGATACCTGGTCAAGCCGATCGTCTTCAAGGAGTCCATGGACCTCAACCCCCTCGTCACGATCATCGTGGTGATGGCCTTCGGCGAGCTGATGGGGTTCTGGGGAATCCTCCTCGCCATCCCCATCGCCGCCGCCGCCCGCATCGTCCTCGACCACGCCCGGCGGGGCGACTTCTCCCGGAGGTAG
- a CDS encoding heavy metal translocating P-type ATPase: protein MVRSIFAVTGMHCAGCATRIEKEIGRMAGVATAAVNFATEELAVEYDEGTLADEAIVARVKELGYGARRLTAAGELRFGVRGLHCASCVANLEKKLLADPAVSAAVVNLAQEEALVRFDPARLSQADIFALVSAAGYTPVEPEQGGAEAAAELVAQRNWFVLSALLSVPIMLTMTLHDNRAVGWMNLALATAVQFSAGLTFYKGSWFALKNKSANMDVLVALGTSAAYFYSLFAFFGAFGSHGGHVFFETSAMLIAFIRLGKYLEARARGKAGEALKKLLRLQADKARLVTPEGEREVAASAVRVGDLVRVFPGEALPVDGEVVEGSSTVDESMVTGESLPVAKKPGDPVTGATVNRGGVLTVRATRIGEETLLAQIVRMVREAQADKAPIQRFADRVSGVFVPVVIALALFTFALWFWGLHQEFLFAFKLAIAVVVIACPCAMGLATPTAIMVGSGVGLARGILVKRGSVLENISRVQAILLDKTGTLTRGEPALTDLVPAPGEGEARLLTLLAAAESRSTHPLAQAAVAGAAERGVAPAEVADCREVEGGGVACTLAGEPLLAGNARFLEEGGVATAPLADAAARLAAEGKSLVFVAAGGHLVGVAALADRLKEGSAAAVAAMKGMGIATFMITGDHRAVAAAVAREAGVDGFEAEVLPGRKQEVVREYQAKGYFTAMVGDGINDAPALARADVGIAIGGGTDVAKETGDVILVRDDLTDVVRAIRLGRATLAKVKQNLFWALFYNILGIPVAAGALFYPLGITLKPEYAGLAMAFSSVSVVTNSILLRRVGGKLG, encoded by the coding sequence ATGGTTAGATCGATATTTGCCGTGACCGGGATGCACTGCGCCGGCTGCGCGACCCGGATCGAGAAGGAGATCGGCCGGATGGCCGGGGTGGCGACGGCGGCGGTGAACTTCGCCACCGAAGAGCTGGCGGTGGAGTACGACGAGGGGACGCTGGCCGACGAGGCCATCGTGGCGCGGGTGAAGGAGCTCGGCTACGGGGCGCGGCGGCTCACGGCGGCCGGCGAACTCCGCTTCGGGGTCCGGGGGCTCCACTGCGCCTCCTGCGTGGCGAACCTGGAGAAGAAGCTCCTGGCCGACCCCGCCGTGAGCGCCGCCGTGGTGAACCTGGCCCAGGAGGAGGCGCTGGTCCGCTTCGACCCGGCGCGCCTCAGCCAGGCCGACATCTTCGCCCTGGTATCCGCGGCGGGATACACGCCGGTGGAGCCGGAGCAGGGGGGGGCGGAGGCCGCGGCGGAGCTCGTCGCCCAGCGGAACTGGTTCGTCCTGAGCGCCCTCCTCTCCGTGCCCATCATGCTCACCATGACCCTCCACGACAACCGGGCCGTGGGGTGGATGAACCTGGCGCTGGCCACCGCGGTCCAGTTCTCGGCGGGGCTCACCTTCTACAAGGGGAGCTGGTTCGCCCTGAAAAACAAGAGCGCCAACATGGACGTGCTGGTGGCCCTCGGCACCTCCGCCGCCTACTTTTACTCCCTCTTCGCCTTCTTCGGCGCCTTCGGCTCCCACGGCGGCCACGTCTTCTTCGAGACCTCGGCCATGCTCATCGCCTTCATCCGCCTCGGCAAGTATCTGGAGGCCCGGGCCCGGGGGAAGGCGGGGGAGGCCCTGAAAAAGCTCCTGCGGCTCCAGGCCGACAAGGCGCGGCTCGTGACCCCGGAAGGGGAGCGGGAGGTGGCGGCCTCCGCCGTCCGGGTGGGGGACCTGGTGCGGGTCTTCCCCGGCGAGGCCCTTCCCGTGGATGGTGAAGTGGTGGAGGGGAGCTCCACCGTGGACGAATCCATGGTCACGGGCGAGTCGCTCCCGGTGGCAAAGAAGCCGGGTGACCCGGTCACCGGTGCCACGGTGAACCGCGGCGGCGTCCTCACGGTCCGGGCGACGCGGATCGGCGAGGAGACCCTCCTGGCCCAGATCGTCCGGATGGTGCGGGAGGCCCAGGCGGACAAGGCCCCCATCCAGCGCTTCGCCGACCGGGTCTCCGGCGTCTTCGTTCCGGTGGTCATCGCCCTCGCCCTGTTCACCTTCGCCCTCTGGTTTTGGGGACTCCACCAGGAGTTCCTCTTCGCCTTCAAGCTCGCCATCGCCGTGGTGGTCATCGCCTGCCCCTGCGCCATGGGGCTTGCCACCCCCACCGCCATCATGGTGGGGAGCGGGGTGGGGCTCGCCCGCGGCATCCTCGTGAAGCGGGGATCGGTGCTGGAAAACATCTCCCGGGTCCAGGCGATCCTCCTCGACAAGACCGGCACCCTCACGCGGGGAGAGCCGGCGCTGACCGACCTCGTCCCGGCGCCGGGGGAGGGGGAGGCGCGGCTGCTGACCCTCCTGGCTGCCGCCGAGTCCCGCTCCACCCACCCCCTGGCCCAGGCCGCCGTGGCCGGTGCCGCGGAGCGCGGGGTGGCCCCGGCGGAGGTTGCCGACTGCCGGGAGGTGGAAGGGGGGGGCGTTGCCTGCACCCTGGCCGGCGAACCGCTCCTGGCGGGCAATGCCCGCTTCCTGGAAGAGGGGGGGGTGGCGACGGCCCCCCTGGCCGATGCGGCGGCGCGGCTGGCGGCGGAGGGGAAATCCCTGGTCTTCGTGGCGGCGGGGGGGCACCTCGTGGGGGTCGCGGCCCTGGCCGACCGGCTGAAGGAAGGGTCGGCCGCCGCCGTGGCGGCCATGAAGGGGATGGGGATCGCCACCTTCATGATCACCGGCGACCACCGCGCCGTGGCCGCCGCCGTCGCCCGGGAGGCGGGGGTGGACGGTTTCGAGGCCGAAGTCCTCCCCGGCCGCAAGCAGGAGGTGGTGCGGGAGTACCAGGCAAAGGGATACTTCACCGCCATGGTGGGGGACGGCATCAACGACGCCCCGGCCCTGGCCCGGGCCGACGTCGGCATTGCCATCGGCGGCGGCACCGACGTGGCCAAGGAGACCGGCGACGTGATCCTCGTCCGCGACGACCTGACGGACGTGGTGCGGGCCATCCGTCTCGGGCGGGCCACCCTCGCCAAGGTGAAGCAGAACCTCTTCTGGGCCCTCTTCTACAACATCCTCGGCATCCCCGTGGCGGCGGGGGCCCTCTTCTATCCCCTCGGCATCACCCTGAAGCCCGAGTACGCCGGCCTCGCCATGGCCTTCTCCTCGGTGTCGGTGGTGACCAACTCGATCCTGCTGCGGCGGGTCGGTGGAAAGCTCGGCTAA
- a CDS encoding UDP-2,3-diacylglucosamine diphosphatase: MIPIMIPRQSGGRSRAGDRHFIAFTFARLLIYSAAMRTIFIADAHLRHEDDRNYRLLMEFLAGLRGTADTLYILGDLFEFWIGYRQVPFTHYLPLLDLLRELTASGVRLVYLEGNHDFHLGPFFTETLGVSVHPGPVEVELGGKRVYLCHGDEVNRRDHSYRLLRFILHNRLIKAAVPLVPPPSPPGSRSGWRTKAGNSTANGGRSGTTPPCSAPLPPSGFARGPTW; the protein is encoded by the coding sequence ATGATTCCCATAATGATCCCCAGGCAGAGCGGCGGCCGGTCCCGCGCCGGGGACCGTCACTTCATTGCCTTTACCTTTGCCCGTCTTTTGATTTATAGTGCCGCCATGCGCACAATCTTCATCGCCGACGCCCACCTGCGACACGAGGACGACCGGAACTACCGGCTCCTCATGGAATTCCTGGCAGGCCTGCGGGGGACGGCGGACACCCTCTACATCCTCGGCGATCTCTTCGAATTCTGGATCGGCTACCGGCAGGTCCCCTTCACCCACTACCTGCCGCTGCTCGACCTGCTCCGGGAGCTGACGGCGAGCGGCGTCAGGCTCGTCTATCTGGAGGGGAACCACGACTTCCACCTGGGGCCGTTTTTCACCGAAACCCTGGGGGTCTCGGTCCATCCCGGCCCGGTCGAGGTTGAGTTGGGGGGGAAGCGGGTCTACCTCTGCCACGGCGACGAGGTGAACCGTCGGGACCACTCCTACCGCCTCCTCCGCTTCATTCTCCACAACCGCCTCATCAAAGCGGCGGTGCCGCTGGTCCCCCCGCCGTCGCCTCCTGGATCGCGGAGCGGATGGCGCACAAAAGCAGGAAACAGCACGGCGAACGGCGGCAGAAGTGGGACTACACCGCCCTGCTCCGCGCCTTTGCCGCCGAGCGGTTTCGCGAGGGGGCCGACGTGGTGA
- a CDS encoding PstS family phosphate ABC transporter substrate-binding protein: MKRVVALTVILGSVLTAAPPSFGDEGKSVIAGSGTCIPIVRLLAREFQRVTPGFSFDVPASIGSGGGVHAAADGTVEIGIVSRELKPDEGRLGLIYRPFARTAVILAADRRVPDAGLTRAEIAAIYRGEKKSWKNGRSIVVLTREPEDSSIDTLKKIPGFAAAYDESIRGRYWSILYSDQEMNRVLALTADALGVTDCGAVGVEKMPVKALAIDGVPPTAENVRSGRYGLVKPLAFVYRDDRLTPRGRKFIAFVLGDAGRKVLKKYGYVVE; encoded by the coding sequence ATGAAGAGAGTTGTCGCATTGACCGTTATCCTGGGAAGCGTGCTGACTGCTGCCCCACCCTCTTTTGGCGACGAGGGGAAGAGCGTCATCGCCGGTTCGGGAACCTGCATCCCCATCGTCCGGCTCCTCGCCCGGGAGTTCCAGCGGGTCACCCCCGGCTTCTCCTTCGACGTCCCGGCCAGCATCGGTTCCGGCGGCGGGGTTCACGCGGCGGCTGACGGGACGGTGGAGATCGGGATCGTCTCCCGCGAATTGAAGCCCGATGAAGGTCGGCTCGGCCTCATCTATCGCCCCTTTGCGCGGACCGCCGTGATCCTGGCCGCCGACCGGCGGGTTCCCGACGCCGGACTCACCCGCGCCGAGATCGCCGCCATCTACCGGGGGGAGAAAAAGAGCTGGAAAAACGGCCGGTCGATCGTCGTCCTCACCCGTGAACCGGAGGACAGCTCCATCGACACCCTGAAGAAGATTCCCGGCTTTGCTGCCGCCTATGACGAGAGCATCCGGGGGCGGTACTGGTCGATCCTCTACTCGGATCAGGAGATGAACCGGGTGCTGGCACTGACCGCCGACGCCCTGGGGGTCACCGATTGCGGCGCGGTGGGGGTGGAGAAGATGCCGGTGAAGGCACTGGCCATCGACGGCGTCCCCCCCACGGCGGAGAATGTCCGGAGCGGCCGCTACGGCCTCGTGAAGCCCCTCGCCTTCGTCTACCGCGACGACCGCCTTACCCCCCGGGGGAGGAAGTTCATCGCCTTCGTGCTGGGCGATGCCGGCAGGAAGGTCCTCAAAAAGTACGGCTACGTGGTGGAATGA
- a CDS encoding sensor histidine kinase produces MEKDGSASIARTLSQRLFPVAFGIGFLVSVGFPALYAGLEYRSLREQATIHAHELAGRISRLALDTGPLWKYQVHRYDQLIRDFLLFRKVVVVRVQDGGGKAISGYDRFRDDGDTVLDDYVVFGEAPVIFNRTRIATVVIGISAGDAIQVTFLFFAVSSLLAALFTVISYRYPIRVVSALEHDVRALNETLEQRVTERTAQYQAANDELEAFSYSVSHDLQAPLRHITGYIDAFREDYGDRFDADGLHYLNRIGAASTRMDRLIEAMLALSRVNRNEIRRERINLTGLAAEIAAELSAGTPERRVSFRIEEGMAVSGDPSLLRDVMENLLGNAWKFTRKRDDAEIAVETVEVEGEGERAICVRDNGAGFDMAFAGRLFAPFQRLHREEEFEGTGIGLATVQRILHRHGGRIWAESEPGRGTAFTFVLPREGSGSGGK; encoded by the coding sequence GTGGAGAAAGACGGTTCCGCAAGCATCGCCCGCACGCTGTCGCAGCGGCTTTTTCCGGTGGCCTTCGGCATCGGCTTTCTGGTCAGCGTCGGGTTCCCGGCACTCTATGCCGGCCTCGAATACCGCTCCCTCAGGGAACAGGCCACCATCCATGCCCACGAGCTCGCGGGGCGGATCAGCCGGCTGGCGCTCGATACCGGTCCGCTCTGGAAATATCAGGTCCATCGCTACGATCAGCTCATCCGGGATTTCCTGCTCTTCCGGAAGGTTGTCGTCGTCCGGGTGCAGGACGGGGGGGGGAAGGCCATTTCCGGCTATGACCGGTTCCGGGACGACGGAGACACCGTTCTGGACGACTACGTCGTCTTCGGCGAAGCCCCCGTTATCTTCAACCGCACACGGATTGCGACGGTGGTGATCGGTATCTCGGCCGGCGACGCAATCCAGGTCACGTTCCTCTTCTTTGCCGTATCGTCACTGCTCGCCGCGCTCTTTACCGTCATCAGCTACCGTTATCCGATCAGGGTCGTGTCGGCACTGGAGCACGACGTCCGGGCGCTGAACGAGACGCTGGAACAGCGGGTGACGGAGCGGACCGCCCAGTACCAGGCCGCCAACGATGAACTGGAGGCGTTCAGCTATTCGGTTTCCCACGACCTGCAGGCGCCGCTGCGGCACATAACGGGGTACATCGACGCCTTCCGCGAGGACTACGGCGACCGCTTCGATGCCGATGGGCTCCACTACCTGAACCGGATCGGGGCGGCGAGCACACGGATGGACCGGCTCATCGAGGCGATGCTGGCCCTGTCGCGGGTCAACCGCAACGAGATCCGCCGGGAGCGGATCAACCTCACCGGCCTTGCCGCCGAGATCGCGGCGGAACTCTCCGCGGGGACTCCGGAGAGACGGGTCTCGTTCCGGATCGAGGAGGGGATGGCGGTGTCGGGCGACCCCTCCCTGCTGCGGGATGTCATGGAGAACCTCCTCGGCAACGCCTGGAAGTTCACCCGCAAGCGGGACGACGCCGAGATCGCGGTGGAGACGGTGGAGGTGGAGGGGGAGGGGGAGCGTGCCATCTGCGTGCGGGACAACGGCGCCGGCTTCGACATGGCGTTTGCCGGACGGCTCTTTGCGCCGTTCCAGCGTCTTCACCGGGAGGAGGAGTTCGAGGGGACCGGCATCGGCCTTGCCACCGTGCAGCGGATCCTCCACCGCCACGGCGGGCGGATCTGGGCCGAGAGCGAACCGGGGAGGGGGACTGCCTTCACCTTCGTGCTCCCCAGGGAGGGGAGCGGCTCCGGGGGGAAGTGA